A single window of Dethiosulfovibrio salsuginis DNA harbors:
- a CDS encoding V-type ATP synthase subunit B gives MLPREYKTITSLQGPLLMVEKVQDVKYDELVEIELANGETRRGRVLEIDSKSALVQVFEGTDGIDIESTKVRFVGKVLTLPVSSDMLGRVFNGRGEPIDGGAPIIADKTIDVNGLPINPFSRDYPDEFIQTGISTIDGMNPMVRGQKLPIFSGAGLPHNRMAAQLARQADVISGHEAFAVVFAAMGITFEEASFFMEDFRKTGALERTVMFVNLADDPAIERITTPRLALTAAEYLAFEKDMHVLVILTDLTNYCEALREISAARKEVPGRRGYPGYLYTDLATMYERAGKLKGRSGSITQVPILTMPEDDKTHPIPDLTGYITEGQIILSRNLHRKGIYPPVDVMPSLSRLKDKGIGDGKTREDHADLMNQLFAAYARGKEAKELAVILGEGALSEDDKAFAAFADRFEDEYVRQGEYQNRTIEETLQLGWELLTEIPVKELKRIKDKYIEKYLKPLKDNQESSVKESVKA, from the coding sequence ATGTTGCCTAGAGAGTATAAAACTATAACCAGTCTTCAGGGACCTCTGCTTATGGTGGAGAAGGTCCAGGACGTAAAGTACGACGAGCTAGTGGAAATAGAGCTGGCTAACGGCGAGACCAGACGAGGAAGGGTTCTCGAGATAGACTCTAAAAGCGCCCTTGTCCAGGTTTTCGAGGGTACCGATGGAATCGATATCGAAAGCACTAAAGTCAGGTTTGTCGGAAAGGTGCTGACCCTTCCCGTTAGTTCCGATATGCTAGGAAGGGTCTTTAACGGAAGAGGAGAACCTATAGACGGTGGAGCGCCGATAATAGCCGATAAAACCATCGACGTTAACGGTCTTCCTATCAACCCTTTCTCTAGAGATTACCCTGATGAGTTCATTCAGACGGGAATATCCACCATCGACGGCATGAACCCGATGGTCAGAGGGCAGAAGCTTCCTATCTTCTCCGGCGCAGGGCTTCCCCACAACCGTATGGCGGCTCAGCTAGCCCGTCAGGCGGACGTCATAAGCGGACACGAGGCTTTTGCCGTTGTTTTTGCCGCTATGGGTATCACCTTTGAGGAGGCTTCCTTCTTCATGGAGGACTTCCGTAAGACCGGTGCTCTGGAGCGTACGGTGATGTTCGTAAACCTCGCCGATGACCCTGCGATAGAGCGTATAACCACTCCTCGTCTGGCTTTGACCGCTGCGGAGTACCTGGCCTTTGAGAAGGATATGCACGTTCTGGTTATCCTCACCGACCTTACCAACTACTGTGAGGCTCTGAGAGAGATCTCCGCCGCCAGAAAAGAGGTTCCAGGTAGAAGAGGCTATCCAGGATACCTCTATACCGACCTTGCTACAATGTACGAGAGAGCCGGTAAGTTAAAGGGCCGGAGCGGCTCTATAACTCAGGTGCCTATTCTGACCATGCCTGAGGACGATAAAACCCACCCGATCCCTGACCTTACGGGCTACATCACCGAGGGACAGATTATCCTCAGCAGAAACCTTCACCGAAAAGGCATATATCCCCCTGTTGACGTTATGCCCTCCCTTTCAAGGCTTAAGGACAAGGGAATTGGAGACGGCAAGACCAGGGAGGATCATGCTGACCTGATGAACCAGCTCTTTGCCGCCTACGCCAGAGGTAAAGAGGCCAAGGAGCTTGCGGTCATTCTCGGAGAGGGTGCTTTGTCCGAGGACGATAAGGCTTTTGCCGCCTTTGCCGACAGGTTCGAGGACGAGTACGTCCGTCAGGGAGAGTACCAGAACAGGACTATCGAGGAGACACTCCAGCTGGGATGGGAGCTCTTAACTGAGATTCCGGTCAAAGAGCTGAAGCGAATCAAGGACAAGTACATAGAGAAGTATCTGAAGCCTCTGAAGGATAACCAGGAGAGCTCCGTAAAAGAGTCCGTCAAGGCTTAG
- a CDS encoding V-type ATP synthase subunit A, whose translation MATDKVIKGSIERISGPLVVAKGMIGASMYDVVRIGEIGLVGEIIELKGEFASIQAYEETSGLMPGEPVVSTGEPLSVELGPGLIEQFYDGVQRPLKSIEDVANSPYIAKGIDVPALDYDKKWDFEPKAKEGDQVSTGDVLGLVQETVLVEHKIMVPPGVAGVVKKITKGSFTVNDVVAVITDDKGNSVDVKMAQKWPVRKPRPVAKRLPPVTPLITGQRVVDTFFPIAKGGTACVPGPFGSGKTVIQHQLAKWAEAQIVVYIGCGERGNEMTDVLLEFPHLEDPRSGEPLMKRTVLLANTSNMPVAAREASIYTGITMAEYYRDMGYSVALMADSTSRWAEALREMSGRLEEMPGEEGYPAYLGTRLASFYERAGRAICHGKEELEGSVSVIGAVSPPGGDLSEPVTQNTLRVTKVFWGLDAQLAYQRHFPAINWLQSYSLYANKLDEYWDSQFDDEWTHTRVEGMSLLEEEDKLREVVRLVGVDALSKNERMILETAKSLREDFLHQNAFHETDTYTSMQKQFKMLSTILMFHHYGMEALKNGAPINELFNLPVREKIARMGLVAEESLTQIDDLEREMKEEIARLVPTGGESNVA comes from the coding sequence GTGGCCACGGATAAGGTCATAAAGGGAAGTATAGAAAGAATATCCGGTCCTCTGGTCGTCGCAAAGGGAATGATCGGTGCGAGTATGTACGACGTGGTTAGGATCGGTGAAATTGGACTTGTCGGTGAGATCATTGAGCTCAAAGGCGAGTTTGCGTCGATTCAGGCCTACGAGGAAACCTCCGGGCTGATGCCTGGAGAGCCTGTCGTAAGCACCGGGGAACCCCTTAGCGTCGAGCTAGGACCTGGTCTGATTGAGCAGTTTTACGATGGAGTTCAGAGGCCGCTTAAGAGTATAGAGGACGTCGCTAATAGCCCTTATATAGCTAAAGGTATCGACGTTCCTGCTCTCGACTACGATAAAAAGTGGGATTTTGAGCCTAAAGCCAAAGAAGGGGATCAGGTATCGACCGGCGACGTCCTAGGTTTAGTTCAGGAGACCGTGTTGGTCGAACATAAGATAATGGTCCCCCCCGGTGTCGCCGGAGTAGTAAAAAAAATAACCAAAGGAAGTTTCACTGTCAACGATGTCGTAGCGGTGATAACCGACGATAAAGGGAATTCTGTAGACGTTAAAATGGCCCAGAAGTGGCCTGTCAGAAAGCCTCGTCCTGTGGCTAAACGGCTTCCTCCTGTTACCCCTCTTATCACAGGACAGAGGGTAGTTGATACTTTTTTCCCGATCGCAAAAGGAGGGACCGCCTGTGTCCCCGGTCCTTTCGGTTCGGGAAAGACGGTTATACAGCACCAGTTAGCCAAGTGGGCGGAGGCTCAGATAGTCGTCTACATAGGTTGCGGCGAGAGAGGCAACGAGATGACCGACGTCCTCCTGGAGTTCCCCCATCTTGAGGATCCCCGTTCCGGCGAGCCTCTGATGAAGAGGACCGTTCTGCTGGCCAATACATCCAACATGCCTGTGGCCGCTCGAGAGGCCAGTATTTACACCGGTATCACCATGGCGGAATACTACCGGGATATGGGCTACTCTGTAGCCCTTATGGCCGATTCGACCAGCCGTTGGGCGGAGGCTCTCAGAGAGATGTCCGGTCGCCTTGAGGAAATGCCCGGTGAAGAGGGCTATCCCGCCTATCTCGGTACCAGATTGGCCTCTTTCTACGAAAGAGCCGGTCGTGCTATCTGCCACGGTAAGGAAGAGCTTGAGGGCTCCGTATCGGTTATAGGAGCGGTATCTCCTCCAGGAGGAGACCTTTCCGAGCCTGTTACCCAGAACACCCTTAGGGTTACCAAGGTTTTCTGGGGATTGGACGCTCAGCTGGCTTATCAGCGGCACTTCCCCGCCATCAACTGGCTTCAGAGCTATTCTCTTTACGCAAACAAACTGGATGAATATTGGGATAGCCAGTTTGACGATGAGTGGACCCATACAAGAGTCGAGGGTATGAGCCTGCTTGAGGAGGAGGATAAGCTTAGAGAGGTAGTGAGGTTGGTAGGGGTAGACGCCCTTTCCAAAAACGAGAGAATGATTTTGGAGACGGCCAAGTCCCTCAGAGAGGACTTCCTGCACCAAAACGCTTTCCACGAGACCGATACCTATACCTCTATGCAGAAGCAGTTCAAGATGCTGTCGACTATACTTATGTTCCATCACTACGGCATGGAGGCTCTCAAGAACGGTGCTCCCATAAACGAGCTCTTCAACCTTCCTGTTCGGGAAAAAATTGCCAGAATGGGGCTTGTCGCCGAGGAATCTCTCACCCAGATTGACGATCTGGAGAGGGAGATGAAGGAAGAGATCGCCAGACTTGTCCCTACAGGAGGCGAATCGAATGTTGCCTAG
- a CDS encoding V-type ATP synthase subunit F translates to MSDSSSRPMAAVGHYDTVLPFQAVGVRPFPVTGDLLEAKSILERLAREGYAVVFVEEALFLEHQELISELNQEHSASIIPIPGIKGSLNVGLSAIRKNVERAVGMDIFAEK, encoded by the coding sequence ATGTCGGATAGTTCATCCCGTCCTATGGCAGCTGTAGGACATTACGATACGGTACTTCCCTTTCAGGCGGTAGGAGTAAGACCGTTCCCTGTGACCGGTGATCTCCTAGAGGCGAAATCTATTCTGGAGAGATTGGCCAGAGAGGGTTATGCCGTGGTCTTTGTGGAAGAGGCTCTTTTTCTGGAACATCAGGAGCTTATATCGGAGCTCAACCAAGAGCACTCTGCCAGCATTATACCTATACCAGGCATAAAGGGATCCCTCAACGTCGGACTCTCTGCGATTCGCAAAAACGTGGAGCGCGCCGTAGGTATGGATATTTTTGCTGAAAAATAG
- a CDS encoding V-type ATPase subunit gives MAPAERYGYSVARLRAMENRLLDDALFQRLIESDGLDSAIKVLGETVYAPWLMEMKSNEDFDSALGSELNHVYSEVSRFAPDEGLVQICRMPYDFHNVKVLIKSSVLSKQGGERRFDLLTPLGNIETDSLVMAVESEEYRLLPYGLSRVIPQALSLWEQNRDMVEVECLLDSTLFEAMWKMVKALSMPDVEMWFKRKLDAENIRTLIRLHRIGADSSYSSKFLHPGGWISADRMISVLSEPIESWGRLLSFSDAGSVFGIVQDSADLDSILMVFDTILDDYVTKTLDGAKYGASDPRNFLRYLWMKEMEVKNLRVILVSLTNGSEKERVRRLIRNVG, from the coding sequence ATGGCCCCGGCGGAACGATATGGATATTCGGTCGCGCGTCTGAGGGCGATGGAAAATCGGCTCCTTGACGATGCCCTCTTCCAGAGATTAATAGAGAGCGATGGTCTTGACTCTGCCATAAAAGTCCTTGGGGAGACGGTTTACGCCCCTTGGCTTATGGAGATGAAGTCAAACGAGGATTTTGACTCTGCTCTAGGGTCGGAACTAAACCACGTTTACAGCGAGGTTAGCCGATTTGCCCCTGATGAGGGGTTAGTGCAGATCTGTCGAATGCCTTACGATTTTCACAACGTTAAGGTTTTGATTAAAAGCTCTGTCCTCTCAAAACAGGGAGGAGAGCGTCGCTTTGATCTGCTTACGCCTCTTGGAAACATAGAGACCGATTCGTTGGTTATGGCGGTGGAGAGCGAGGAATATCGCCTTCTGCCCTATGGTCTTAGCAGGGTTATACCTCAGGCCCTGTCTCTGTGGGAACAGAACCGTGATATGGTTGAGGTGGAGTGTCTTTTGGACTCTACCTTGTTCGAGGCTATGTGGAAGATGGTAAAGGCCCTTTCTATGCCCGACGTCGAGATGTGGTTTAAAAGAAAACTTGACGCCGAGAACATAAGGACCTTGATCCGTCTCCACAGAATAGGGGCGGACTCCTCCTACTCCTCCAAGTTTCTCCATCCAGGAGGATGGATCTCCGCCGATAGGATGATATCGGTCCTATCGGAGCCAATTGAGAGTTGGGGACGACTTTTATCCTTTTCCGATGCTGGCTCCGTTTTCGGTATAGTTCAGGATAGTGCCGATCTCGATTCGATTCTTATGGTATTTGACACTATCTTGGACGATTATGTTACTAAAACCCTGGATGGAGCCAAGTATGGAGCCTCCGATCCTCGTAACTTTTTGAGGTATCTGTGGATGAAGGAGATGGAGGTCAAAAATCTCAGGGTTATCCTTGTTTCCCTGACGAATGGATCGGAAAAAGAAAGGGTAAGGAGGTTGATTCGTAATGTCGGATAG
- a CDS encoding V-type ATP synthase subunit E has protein sequence MSLADIKKKIEADAGAEARKILDRAKEQAAQIAAEVDLEVDRIKTSYEERFKAEEPEILRRREIVANLDVKKIDLGARQQLIDEVYKGALEKLSSLPGDRYLSFVEAMLDSSALAGSEGSLTVGHKEKHITEDWLKKYNESHKTNISLSDVKAPISGGFILSHDNVSENASFEMLVRWLRDDLEADVVKRLFSE, from the coding sequence ATGTCTCTTGCTGATATCAAGAAGAAAATCGAAGCTGACGCTGGTGCAGAGGCCCGTAAGATTCTGGATCGAGCCAAAGAGCAAGCTGCCCAAATAGCTGCCGAGGTCGATCTAGAGGTAGACAGGATCAAGACCTCCTACGAAGAGCGGTTTAAAGCCGAGGAGCCGGAGATTCTGAGACGCAGGGAGATCGTCGCAAATCTCGACGTCAAAAAGATCGACCTAGGTGCCCGGCAGCAGCTTATAGACGAGGTTTACAAAGGAGCCCTGGAGAAGCTCTCATCTCTCCCTGGGGACAGGTATCTTTCCTTCGTGGAGGCCATGTTGGATAGCTCCGCACTAGCAGGTTCGGAGGGATCTTTGACCGTAGGGCATAAAGAGAAACACATTACTGAGGATTGGCTCAAAAAGTATAACGAAAGCCATAAGACAAATATCTCTTTGTCCGACGTAAAAGCCCCTATCTCAGGTGGTTTTATCCTCAGCCACGATAACGTCAGCGAGAACGCTTCATTTGAGATGTTGGTTCGCTGGCTAAGGGACGATCTTGAGGCAGACGTTGTAAAACGGCTGTTCTCTGAGTAG
- a CDS encoding V-type ATP synthase subunit K, which produces MEHLGVMLTILGAALAAGFAGAGSAIGVGIAGESGAGVMTEDPGKFGLVLLLQALPGTQGIYGLLIAFFAMLKAGLIGGEPTMAITWLNGLGVLFACLPIAVAGYFSGIAQGKTSAACIQMIAKRPEETGKAVILPAMVETYAVLALLVSILLLNGIS; this is translated from the coding sequence ATGGAACATCTTGGTGTAATGTTAACTATTCTAGGTGCTGCTTTGGCTGCTGGGTTTGCCGGCGCAGGGTCGGCTATAGGCGTCGGTATCGCAGGTGAGTCGGGAGCGGGAGTTATGACCGAGGATCCCGGTAAGTTTGGTCTGGTGCTGCTGCTTCAGGCCCTTCCTGGAACTCAGGGGATTTACGGACTTCTTATCGCTTTCTTCGCTATGTTGAAAGCTGGCCTTATCGGTGGAGAGCCTACGATGGCCATCACCTGGCTTAACGGTCTCGGTGTGCTTTTTGCCTGCCTTCCGATCGCTGTGGCTGGTTATTTCTCCGGCATAGCTCAGGGGAAGACCTCCGCTGCCTGTATCCAGATGATAGCCAAGCGCCCTGAAGAGACCGGAAAAGCCGTCATACTTCCCGCCATGGTGGAGACATACGCAGTTCTTGCCCTTCTGGTCAGCATCCTTTTGTTGAACGGGATTTCCTAG
- a CDS encoding V-type ATP synthase subunit I, producing the protein MGVASVSKLELYAHNTVVDAVLAELQKLGCCEVFVPEDSGEVADSLPGIADLDEKISEARYLLRILEPYYIDPVGSMARSFGERPEFSLKEMKCLSDSYDVIAKAEEIRGLERRLVEIRSEISKIDGYLALLSTLDGLPYPLSLISSGTEQVFGALGTLSVDSLGKWKGDLNKAFGADLELYVAPYGEKDKEATVVFVGLRSIESEVLRLSAGMGFSKVDISEDLSLEVAEEISRLSGLKEDLILKVSDIEKDMGDRAGDLVPDVRVLGDYWGIMSERLRSSEQGERTDEVTLLRYWVPESDIQNVKKSLSRWGGLTELRFTEPSEEDDPPSLLSNPEWSLPFETLTKLYGAPTYGGPDPTPLLAPFFFLFFGMCLGDGGYGLIMVAFFLFFFKKYKKMPSGAKSFFSLFVLSGIAATLVGALTGSWMGDMVDVVPFLGFLKPLKDIPVLLVPMDDPMAFLGISLVFGVFQIFFGMAIAMRECLKKGDYMGAFADQLGWMVFLSGLLLLGASTKVPSISWLGKLVTFAGAATLIATQGRSKDGFIQKAISGLLSLYNVTSYLGDVLSYSRLLALGLATSAIAMIINMLAGLSSSIPYVGWIIAIVLFLGGHLFSVAVNVLGAFVHSLRLQYVEFFSKFYAGGGRLFEPLRYNTKYVAVSEDGCER; encoded by the coding sequence ATGGGCGTGGCTAGTGTTAGCAAGCTGGAGCTTTATGCGCATAATACCGTGGTCGACGCTGTCCTAGCGGAGCTTCAAAAACTTGGGTGTTGTGAGGTTTTCGTTCCTGAGGATAGCGGAGAGGTAGCCGATTCTCTCCCGGGAATAGCCGATCTTGATGAAAAAATAAGCGAGGCTAGGTATCTACTGAGGATTTTAGAGCCTTACTATATCGACCCGGTTGGCTCTATGGCCAGGTCCTTCGGTGAAAGGCCGGAGTTTTCCCTGAAAGAGATGAAGTGTTTATCTGACTCTTACGATGTAATCGCTAAGGCAGAGGAGATTCGAGGTCTGGAGAGAAGGCTTGTGGAGATAAGGTCGGAGATAAGCAAAATCGATGGTTATCTTGCCCTTTTGTCGACTCTGGACGGTCTTCCATATCCTCTTAGTTTGATATCCTCCGGAACGGAACAGGTTTTTGGGGCTTTAGGCACTTTATCGGTGGACAGCCTCGGTAAGTGGAAAGGCGATCTGAATAAGGCTTTCGGCGCCGACTTAGAGCTTTATGTCGCTCCTTATGGGGAAAAAGACAAAGAGGCTACGGTGGTATTTGTCGGTCTCAGATCGATAGAGTCGGAGGTCCTTCGTCTTTCGGCTGGAATGGGGTTCAGCAAAGTCGATATTTCAGAGGATCTTTCCCTAGAGGTCGCCGAGGAGATAAGTCGCTTATCGGGCTTAAAAGAGGACCTTATCCTCAAGGTGTCTGACATCGAGAAGGACATGGGCGATAGGGCTGGAGATTTGGTCCCAGACGTAAGGGTTCTCGGCGATTACTGGGGGATTATGTCGGAGAGGCTCCGTAGTTCAGAACAGGGAGAGAGAACCGACGAGGTTACTTTGCTTCGGTATTGGGTTCCAGAGTCGGATATCCAGAACGTCAAAAAGTCGCTGTCTAGGTGGGGTGGATTGACGGAGCTCCGTTTTACCGAACCTTCCGAGGAGGATGATCCTCCCTCTCTTTTGAGCAATCCCGAGTGGTCTCTTCCCTTTGAGACCTTGACAAAGCTTTACGGAGCTCCTACTTACGGTGGACCTGACCCTACGCCTCTCTTAGCTCCCTTTTTCTTCCTGTTCTTCGGGATGTGTCTCGGTGATGGCGGTTACGGTCTTATCATGGTGGCGTTTTTTTTGTTTTTTTTCAAAAAATACAAGAAAATGCCATCAGGAGCCAAGAGCTTCTTTTCCCTGTTTGTCCTTTCCGGCATAGCAGCTACGTTGGTCGGAGCTTTGACCGGAAGCTGGATGGGAGACATGGTGGATGTCGTTCCGTTTTTAGGCTTTCTGAAGCCACTTAAGGATATACCCGTATTGCTGGTGCCTATGGACGATCCTATGGCGTTTCTCGGCATATCCCTTGTGTTTGGCGTTTTTCAGATTTTCTTCGGTATGGCTATCGCCATGAGGGAGTGTCTAAAAAAAGGGGACTACATGGGAGCTTTTGCCGATCAGCTGGGATGGATGGTCTTTTTATCCGGCCTTCTCCTGCTTGGGGCTTCCACAAAGGTTCCCTCCATTTCCTGGTTGGGAAAGCTGGTCACCTTTGCAGGTGCGGCGACTTTAATAGCTACTCAAGGTAGGAGCAAAGATGGATTTATCCAAAAGGCTATATCAGGGTTGTTGAGTCTCTATAACGTGACCTCCTATCTTGGTGATGTCCTCAGTTACAGCAGGTTGCTCGCCTTAGGGTTGGCCACCTCCGCTATCGCTATGATCATCAATATGTTAGCTGGTCTTTCATCATCCATTCCCTATGTAGGGTGGATTATCGCCATAGTGCTTTTCCTGGGAGGCCATCTATTTAGCGTCGCGGTCAACGTATTAGGGGCTTTCGTCCACTCTTTGAGGCTCCAGTACGTCGAGTTTTTCAGCAAGTTTTATGCCGGAGGGGGCAGGCTTTTTGAGCCTCTCAGGTATAACACTAAATACGTTGCAGTCTCCGAGGATGGTTGCGAGCGTTAG
- a CDS encoding cell envelope biogenesis protein TolA, which yields MATSLTEEIKKVEAQAKNKVSDARSEAGKIISQAKDDADRRLKESKQEAFKGFKKRLVEVEAEAEKKADSIVAEGHEEAQRFIESNKKGLDSVSSWVSEEVMARYGRG from the coding sequence ATGGCAACCAGTCTCACTGAAGAGATCAAAAAAGTCGAGGCACAGGCGAAGAATAAGGTGTCCGATGCCAGATCTGAGGCAGGGAAGATAATCTCCCAGGCTAAGGACGATGCTGATCGGAGGCTGAAGGAGTCAAAACAGGAAGCTTTCAAAGGCTTCAAAAAACGGTTAGTAGAGGTTGAGGCGGAGGCAGAAAAGAAGGCTGACTCTATAGTTGCAGAAGGACACGAAGAGGCTCAACGCTTTATAGAGTCCAACAAAAAAGGACTTGATTCGGTGTCCTCCTGGGTTTCGGAAGAGGTGATGGCTCGATATGGGCGTGGCTAG
- the rlmD gene encoding 23S rRNA (uracil(1939)-C(5))-methyltransferase RlmD → MKELILKIRDINSTGQGVALSEEGKVIFVDGALPGERVLVSMIQEKKNYGRARLMEIESPSDDRVTPKCPWFGSCGGCQIQHGSYGLQISLKEAMVKSTMERIGGVDVAEVICVPSERRWEYRNKASFPVRAGKEGGIGFFSANSHLIVPVDRCPVLKPEIDSIYSAIRRDLQEELSSPGFFYNEKNNSGFLRHIVARSNENKELLLMLVVSNFNKKLMNKVGSYLKSKYRDKLLSFSWNLNDKKTNRIIGDETFPAWGGNLILEKLGDFSFRYDGTAFFQVNTLQAENLFELASEWAASPEDRVVELYSGVGALTSYLSKNAKSVLAVEEWRPSVERLEENMSFNGIKNVNSLCGKAEELIKAMIKEKPKVVVVDPPRTGCAPEVLSAVTESVASKLVYVSCNPATLARDTAILIKAGWNFSELRSFDLFPQTCHVETVVRFTR, encoded by the coding sequence GTGAAAGAACTTATTTTGAAAATTAGAGACATAAACTCCACCGGACAGGGTGTCGCTCTTTCCGAGGAGGGTAAAGTCATATTTGTCGACGGTGCCCTCCCTGGAGAGAGGGTTTTGGTGTCTATGATTCAGGAAAAAAAGAACTACGGAAGAGCTCGGCTGATGGAGATAGAGAGCCCTTCCGACGATAGAGTTACCCCTAAATGTCCCTGGTTCGGTAGCTGTGGAGGATGTCAGATTCAACACGGAAGTTATGGTCTTCAGATTTCATTAAAAGAGGCCATGGTAAAATCGACTATGGAGCGTATCGGTGGAGTCGACGTAGCTGAAGTTATCTGTGTTCCTAGCGAGAGAAGATGGGAGTACAGGAACAAAGCTTCTTTTCCAGTAAGGGCGGGAAAAGAGGGGGGAATCGGCTTTTTTAGCGCTAATAGCCATTTAATCGTCCCTGTAGATCGATGTCCCGTGCTTAAACCGGAGATCGATAGTATCTACTCCGCTATAAGGAGAGACCTTCAGGAGGAACTATCCTCCCCCGGTTTTTTTTATAACGAGAAAAACAACTCAGGATTCCTTAGGCATATAGTCGCTAGATCAAACGAAAATAAAGAATTGCTTTTGATGTTAGTAGTATCTAATTTCAATAAAAAGCTAATGAATAAAGTAGGTAGCTATCTAAAGTCTAAATATAGAGACAAACTTTTATCCTTTTCTTGGAATTTAAACGATAAAAAAACTAATCGTATAATAGGGGATGAGACGTTCCCCGCTTGGGGTGGAAATTTAATATTGGAAAAACTGGGTGATTTTTCTTTCCGTTACGATGGGACCGCTTTTTTTCAGGTTAATACCCTTCAAGCGGAAAATCTTTTTGAGCTGGCGTCCGAATGGGCGGCTTCTCCAGAGGATAGGGTGGTAGAGCTTTATTCTGGAGTCGGTGCCCTTACGTCCTATCTGTCTAAAAACGCTAAATCCGTTTTAGCGGTGGAGGAGTGGCGTCCTTCCGTCGAAAGGCTGGAGGAAAATATGTCTTTCAACGGAATAAAAAACGTAAACTCTCTTTGTGGAAAGGCGGAGGAGTTAATAAAAGCGATGATAAAGGAGAAGCCGAAGGTGGTTGTAGTCGATCCTCCGAGGACGGGCTGTGCGCCCGAGGTGCTCTCCGCCGTAACCGAAAGCGTGGCATCAAAGCTTGTTTACGTGTCCTGTAATCCTGCGACCTTAGCTCGAGATACGGCTATCTTGATAAAAGCAGGCTGGAATTTCAGTGAGTTAAGGTCTTTTGACCTTTTTCCTCAGACCTGTCACGTTGAGACGGTGGTCCGCTTTACGAGATAG
- a CDS encoding 2-oxoacid:acceptor oxidoreductase family protein, giving the protein MSERFEVRFAGSGGQGVILASVIVGEAAALYSDGLFAVQTQSYGPEARGGSSKAEVVISGEPIDYPMPVKPDLQIILTSQACEKYASEIKPGGRLIIDDFYVKEIPNIDANIYHLPIVRTARDVIGRELVTNMVSIGMVARVLELEKVVEPSALKKAVLARVPKGTEEMNSKAFDEGYKVFKNSQWLHF; this is encoded by the coding sequence ATGAGCGAGCGTTTTGAGGTCCGTTTTGCTGGCTCCGGAGGCCAGGGAGTCATTCTCGCATCGGTTATAGTCGGAGAAGCAGCGGCTCTTTATTCCGACGGTCTTTTCGCCGTACAGACCCAGAGTTACGGTCCTGAGGCAAGAGGCGGAAGCTCTAAGGCCGAGGTCGTTATCTCTGGAGAGCCTATCGACTACCCTATGCCTGTAAAGCCAGACCTTCAGATAATCCTTACCTCTCAGGCCTGTGAGAAATATGCCTCAGAAATCAAGCCTGGCGGAAGGCTTATAATCGACGACTTCTACGTCAAAGAGATTCCCAACATAGATGCCAACATATATCACCTTCCTATCGTCAGGACCGCTAGAGATGTAATAGGACGGGAACTGGTCACCAACATGGTCTCTATAGGCATGGTAGCCAGGGTTTTAGAGCTTGAGAAGGTAGTGGAGCCGTCGGCCTTGAAAAAGGCTGTTCTCGCCAGAGTCCCTAAAGGGACCGAAGAGATGAACTCCAAAGCCTTTGACGAAGGTTACAAGGTATTTAAAAACAGTCAGTGGCTGCACTTTTAG
- a CDS encoding 2-oxoacid:ferredoxin oxidoreductase subunit beta — translation MPSKEVYNWLRTRFFPHMWCPGCGHGIVMHALIRAMVDLGLNKDETVLASGIGCSSRLPGYIDTCTIHTTHGRSLGFATGIKMAKPELTVIDVMGDGDCTAIGGNHFIHACRRNINITAIVMNNNIYGMTGGQASPTTPAGALATTAPYGAVDPTFDICRLAEGAGATFVARTTIANPKQAEKYIADAIKHKGFSVVEVISSCHTQFGRKNNRRTPISNIEYLKGASVTKEKAKGMSPEELFGKIVVGEFVNKVAPEYTEQYLEMSKKVRES, via the coding sequence ATGCCTTCCAAAGAAGTTTACAACTGGCTCAGGACTAGGTTTTTCCCCCATATGTGGTGCCCCGGCTGTGGTCACGGTATCGTGATGCACGCCCTTATAAGGGCAATGGTAGATCTCGGCTTAAACAAGGACGAGACGGTGTTAGCTTCGGGGATAGGCTGCTCCAGCCGACTTCCAGGCTACATAGATACCTGCACCATTCACACCACCCACGGTCGTTCTCTTGGATTTGCCACAGGCATCAAGATGGCCAAGCCTGAGCTGACGGTTATAGACGTCATGGGAGACGGCGACTGCACCGCTATCGGAGGCAACCACTTTATCCACGCCTGCCGGAGAAACATAAACATCACCGCCATAGTGATGAACAACAACATCTACGGTATGACCGGTGGACAGGCCTCTCCGACCACCCCTGCCGGTGCTCTTGCTACGACCGCACCTTACGGTGCCGTCGACCCGACCTTCGACATATGTCGTTTGGCGGAAGGAGCCGGTGCTACTTTCGTAGCCAGGACCACCATTGCCAATCCCAAGCAGGCGGAGAAGTACATCGCCGATGCCATCAAGCATAAGGGATTCTCGGTAGTTGAGGTCATATCAAGCTGTCACACCCAGTTTGGCAGAAAGAACAACAGACGTACCCCTATCTCCAACATAGAGTACCTCAAAGGAGCCAGCGTCACCAAAGAAAAGGCCAAGGGTATGAGCCCTGAGGAGCTTTTCGGTAAAATAGTCGTCGGAGAGTTTGTTAACAAAGTAGCTCCCGAATACACAGAGCAGTATCTGGAAATGAGCAAGAAAGTGAGGGAGTCCTAA